One window of Quercus robur chromosome 5, dhQueRobu3.1, whole genome shotgun sequence genomic DNA carries:
- the LOC126724936 gene encoding uncharacterized protein LOC126724936 — translation MGIKGPMPPNTLRVSNIGEDVSEEDLHRLFSNFGRLECIEFETSTCALVKFINFYHAREALENLQDTKMEGRELTIVWNEVQTPSISSKVWIRIDGPFLDDQELNDLFSVYGFVRQCEFSGRSGKRRGAVSFELDSAADSAVHDLNGTTIYGRKFYVAKFVRNMGDVVAALDHTAAQEPIKFASIYKFEGMELEFVAGIEMDSIRTVADFLLVLHDLWGSPLAVGLSLNCPWPGYHARYYHANSRTYEPVLVEEEGFLSNVEGLKGVQHVVLLSQLSAYRGSGGIQALMKSNARKLAEQDESLLMASGIPYTIIRAGLLQSTPGGQQGFSFEEGSAARGNLSKEDAAFICVQALDAVPQRGFIFEVVNGDEKISDWQECMARLMEKAGQQLQ, via the exons ATGGGTATTAAGGGCCCAATGCCTCCTAACACCTTAAGGGTGTCGAACATCGGTGAGGATGTCTCCGAAGAAGACCTACACCGACTGTTCTCAAATTTTGGGCGGTTGGAATGCATCGAATTCGAAACGTCTACTTGCGCCTTGGTGAAATTCATTAACTTTTACCACG CAAGGGAGGCATTAGAAAATCTGCAGGACACCAAAATGGAGGGAAGGGAATTGACTATTGTATGGAACGAAGTTCAAACGCCGTCCATTAGTTCTAAGGTTTGGATTAGAATTGATGGACCTTTCCTTGATGACCAGGAATTGAATGACCTGTTTTCTGTCTATGGATTTGTCCGCCAATGCGAGTTTTCTGGACGTAGTGGCAAGAGGAGAGGTGCTGTATCATTTGAGCTAGATAGCGCGGCTGATTCTGCTGTGCATGATCTGAATGGTACAACAATATATGGCAGAAAATT ctATGTCGCTAAATTTGTGAGAAATATGGGGGATGTTGTGGCGGCCTTAGATCATACAGCAGCTCAAGAGCCAATTAAATTTGCGTCCATCTACAAGTTTGAAGGCATGGAACTTGAATTCGTTGCTGGCATTGAAATGGACTCTATCAGGACTGTAGCTGATTTCCTTCTAGTGCTGCATGACTTGTGGGGCTCACCATTAGCAGTGGGGTTAAGCCTAAATTGTCCTTGGCCCGGTTATCATGCGAGGTACTATCATGCAAATAGCAGGACTTACGAGCCAGTCCTTGTGGAAGAG GAAGGTTTCTTATCCAATGTTGAGGGCTTGAAAGGGGTGCAACATGTAGTTCTCTTATCTCAG TTGTCTGCTTATAGAGGTTCTGGTGGCATTCAAGCTCTCATGAAAAGCAATGCAAGAAAATTAGCTGAGCAAGATGAATCGTTGTTGATGGCCTCAGGAATCCCTTACACTATCATCAGGGCTGGATTGTTACAAAGCACTCCAGGTGGACAACAAGGTTTTAGCTTTGAGGAG GGTAGTGCTGCGAGAGGAAATCTTAGCAAGGAGGATGCTGCCTTTATTTGTGTGCAAGCACTTGATGCAGTCCCACAAAGAGGATTTATATTTGAG GTGGTCAATGGAGATGAAAAGATTTCAGATTGGCAAGAGTGTATGGCTAGATTGATGGAGAAAGCTGGGCAACAGCTTCAATAA
- the LOC126727724 gene encoding uncharacterized protein LOC126727724, protein MSCLAWNCRGLGNPLAEDELETIIRAQDPLIVFLSETWSRRKRLEKLRCKIKYASLFTVPSPGRGGGLALLWKSNISVWVDSFSKYHIDAVVNGTSPEPWRFTGFYGEPNTHYREEAWSMLRMLRSKPHLPWCCMGDFNEILQSEEKRGGRIRPHALMQSFRDVLDVCGFVDLGFTGPEFTWHSRRHGHLIWERLDRGVANYDWLAKFPAAQVRHLHCFFSDHRPIKLVFDPNSESQRWFRRPFRFEEMWLADKGCSDTVLRAWEISQEGNPMFKVSKELKRCKKMLRSWSKDHFGNVKKQIANKKERLWKAEEEAAKGGSYGMVVQL, encoded by the coding sequence ATGAGTTGCCTTGCTTGGAACTgccgtgggcttgggaacccactGGCAGAGGATGAGCTTGAAACCATCATTCGAGCACAAGATCCCCTAATTGTTTTCTTGTCGGAAACCTGGTCTAGAAGAAAACGGTTAGAAAAGTTACGGTGTAAGATCAAATATGCAAGCTTGTTCACTGTTCCTAGTCCGGGTAGGGGCGGTGGTTTGGCTCTTTTATGGAAATCGAATATTTCGGTATGGGTAGACAGCTTCTCTAAGTACCATATAGACGCAGTGGTGAATGGAACAAGTCCGGAACCTTGGCGTTTCACCGGATTCTATGGTGAACCCAACACTCATTATAGGGAGGAAGCATGGAGTATGTTAAGGATGTTACGATCAAAACCGCACTTACCGTGGTGCTGTATGGGAGACTTTAACGAAATTCTACAGTCGGAGGAGAAGAGAGGTGGTAGAATCAGGCCGCATGCACTGATGCAATCTTTCCGTGATGTGTTGGATGTTTGCGGCTTTGTGGATCTTGGCTTCACAGGACCAGAATTTACGTGGCACAGTAGGAGACACGGTCACCTGATTTGGGAACGTTTAGATAGGGGGGTGGCCAACTATGACTGGCTAGCCAAATTCCCAGCAGCTCAAGTCCGCCATCTTCATTGTTTTTTCTCTGATCATCGTCCCATTAAACTGGTTTTTGATCCTAACAGTGAGTCACAAAGGTGGTTTCGGCGTCCCTTTCGTTTTGAAGAAATGTGGCTAGCAGATAAGGGCTGTAGTGATACGGTTCTAAGAGCTTGGGAGATTTCACAAGAAGGCAACCCCATGTTTAAAGTGTCCAAAGAACTCAAGAGGTGTAAAAAGATGCTTAGGTCTTGGAGTAAAGATCATTTTGGTAACGTCAAGAAACAGATTGCTAATAAAAAGGAGAGGCTGTGGAAAGCTGAAGAGGAAGCAGCCAAGGGTGGGAGTTATGGGATGGTTGTTCAGTTGTGA